The Nostoc sp. NIES-3756 DNA window GTTTGAAGCCAAAGCTTACATTATTGTACCTATCTTTTTCGGTGAACAATTATGGGGTTTACTGGCAGCATATCAAAACTCTGGTTCCCGTGAATGGCAACCTTGGGAAGTCAACTTCTTAACTCAGATTGCCTCACAATTTAGTTTAGCCAAAGCTCAGTTAGATTATATAGAACAGGTGCGAGTCAAATCTGAGAAAATTGCTCAGATAGCCGAATTAGAAAAAGCCTTTACTAAGTTAGTTAACCGCATCCGCCAAGCTGTAGATTTGGATGAAATTTTCAAAATCACTACCCTAGAAGTACGACAATTATTAAGAAGCGATCGCGTAGCTGTTTATCGCTTCAATCCTGATTGGAGTGGCGAATTTATTGCCGAATCTGCGGGTGGCAATTGGGTGAAACTTGTAGGCCCAGATATCAGAACTGTTTGGGAAGATACCCACCTACAAGAAACTCAAGGTGGTAGATATGCTAAAGGCGAAAACTTTATCGTTAATGATATCTATAAAGTAGGGCATTCTCCCTGTCATATAGAAATCTTAGAACAGTTTGAAGTCAAAGCTTATGTAATTGTGCCTATCTTTTTTGGCGAACAATTATGGGGATTGCTTGCAGCCTATCAAAACTCCAGGCCTCGGGAATGGGAAGAATCTCAAGTCACCCTCTTAGCCAGAATTGGCGACCAATTAGGGTTAGCATTACAACAAACCGAATATCTGCAAAAACTGCAAGCCCAATCAGCACAGCTAGCCGAAGCCGCAGAACGGGAAAAAGCAGCCAAAGAGTTATTGCAACAGCGTTCCATTCAACTGCTATTGGCTGTGCGCCCAGCTTTGAATGGTGATTTAACAGTCCGCGCTCCCATCACCGAAGACGAACTAGGCACAATCGCTGACGCTTACAATAACACCTTGCAAGCCTTGCGCCAACTTGTTTTACAAATGCAAACAGCCTCGCAAAAAGTGGCGCAAACCTCCATTGATAGCAATGCTTCCCTTGCTGGGTTGAATAACTTAGCTCAACAACAGTCAGACGAAATTAATTTAGCTTTAGGCGAAATTCAACGAATGCTACACTCTACCCAAGCTGTAGTATCTAGCGCCGAACTAGTACAGGTAGCAGTGCAACAAGCTAACCAAACTGTGGAATCTGGCGATGCGGCGATGAACTTAACTGTACAAGCTATCCAAGCGATTCGGGAAACCGTTGCTCAAACCAGTAAAAAGATTAAGCGCCTGAGTGAATCTTCACAGAAAATTTCCAAAGTGGTGAACTTGATTAGTAGTTTCGCCACCCAAACCAACGTCCTAGCTTTGAACGCAGCTATTGAAGCAACTCGCGCAGGTGAATACGGTAAAGGCTTCGCAGTGGTAGCCGATGAAGTCCGTTCCTTATCTCGCCAGTCAGCCGCCGCCACCATCGAAATCGAAAAATTAGTCCAAGAGATTCAGGAGGAAACGGGAGAAGTAGCAGTGGCGATGGAAACCGGGATTCAGCAGGTAGTGGAAGGAACGAATTTCGTCAGTGAAACTAGACAAAACTTAAATGCGATCGTTTCTGCAACTGCCGAAATTAGTCAGTTAATTCAACGAATTACTGATGCTACGCAAAAACAAATGGGGCAATCTGTATTAGTAACAAATTCAATGAAAGATGTGGCAGAAATTGCCAACAAAACTTTTGCGGAATCACAAGATATTGCTACTGTCTTCCAAGACTTATCAGGAATGGCACAAGATTTGTTAGCAGCTGCAAGTAAGTTCAAAGTGAATTAATAATTGGGGAGTAGAGAGTAGGGAGTGGGGAATGGGGGAATGGCAAATTGTGAAGTTCGTTCTTATCGAGATTTGATTGTTTGGCAAGAGAGCATGAATTTAGCTGAAGCTTGCTATCAATTAACGATGACTTTCCCAAAAGAAGAACTTTATGGGATGACTTCACAAATTCGTCGTTCTGCTGCATCAATTCCTGCCAATATTTCGGAATGTTACGGACGAGAGTACCGTGCAGAATATATTCAATTTCTCCGAATAGCACAAGGCTCACTTAAAGAATTGGAAACTCACCTTTTACTCTCATCTAGACCAAAAGTCAAACTGACAGATACACAAACAGTCACGCCTATTCTAAACCAATGTGAATCTGTAGGTAGATTACTCCGCGCTTTAATTCGCTCTTTACAAAATAAAGGAAGTAGGGAGTAAACGGCACACAAAATGCCTTCCTCACTACTCCCCACTCCCTACTCACCACTCCCCACTCTCTAGATTATGATTACTGATACTGAAATTCGTGAACAAGGCTATATCTATTTCTTAGCCGAAGCACCAGAACTAATTCAAACTATCGAGCAAGAATTATTTAGTCTAGTAGAAAGCCATAGCACGGTTAAAGTGCATAACTTAATGCGGGCAACCCATACAATTAAGGGTGGTGCTGCTACTGTTGGGCTAAAAACAATTCAAATGTTATCCCACTCCTTAGAGGATGTATTTAAAGCTTTATATAACCCTAATATAACTATAGATGATGAGTTACGAACACTCTTATTTGCTGCTTATGAATGCCTGCATTTGGCATTAACTGCTGAATTAAATGGTAACATTATTAATGAAGAAGAAATATTACAAAGAGCTTCTACGATATTTGCAAAACTGCAAGCAACCTTAGGTGATGATTTTGGAAATGATGCTCATATACCTACTTCAGAAGAATTAGGGTTTGATATCGTTAAATCTATTTTTGAAGTAGGAGTCAAGGAACGTTTAGAAAGTATTTTAGAAGCTTTTAACAATATAGAAGATAATACAGAATTAGTAGATTTTTTAACTGCTCAAGCTGAAGTATTTATTGGCTTGGCAGAGTCTTTAAATTTACCTGGTTTTGGAGACATTGCCCAAACAACCTTATTAGCCTTGCAAGCTAATCCTAATCAAGTACGGCAAATTACTGAGGCTGCCCATGCAGATTTTTTACAAGCACAGCAAGATGTTTTAGCAGGCGATCGCACTCATGGCGGTAAGCCTTCTGCTACTTTAAAACAACTAGCCTTAGCTGCTACTGAACAGCCATCTGAAGCACCTAATTCTCAATTCTTAGCTAATCAAGAACAATTCTACCAATTTTTAACTACAGCAGGACATAATAAAGACGAGTGTATTAAACCAACAACTGCCAAATTATATTTACAGGTAGTTCATTATATTTTTGGCTGGTTCAACCACGAAATAGGTGTACCAGAATCATCATTAAATTGGGATCTGCTACTGACAAATCATGATTTTACTAGTTCGGTTGAATATATCGAGGCTTGGTTACATAACTTTCTAGAGTTTGTACGTGATAAAGATGATAGTAAAAGTGTTTGTCTTTATCGCCAAGGTATTGTATTAATCATTCTTTTAGCAGTTGTCAAATTCCAATATTCAGTCACCAAAGCTACTAATAATATTTTAATTATTAAAGACCTACAAACTAAAATTGCTTTGGTAGCTAAAGAATACAAGCAATATCCGCCAGTCACAGCCGATGAGAAAAATTGGACTGACCATCCTAAATTACAAAAACTGCTTGTTTTTAGAAAGATATCAGTTTCTGATTCTAATACTAATGATAGTTTGTTAGAAGCAATTTGGGGAGGCGAAGCTAATGAAGATGAGACGCAAGTTGAAAAGCAAGTAGAAACTCATGAAGTTGCTGAATCAGCAACTTCTTTAGTAGTAAG harbors:
- a CDS encoding GAF domain-containing protein, with amino-acid sequence MTIAYHHSNENEQSATIAPVENQNLVNSYQKVATENSAIAQEVKLWRQQLQDIITQMRQVSDWDAVLKITAAKVREKISSDRVLIYHFNSHESGTVVAESRSFGWTPTLGEVLPGITFGLQTSKDYVEPIVIDDVGQIQLTPYQKQLLEKFQIKASLTLPIVVGGKVWGLLVVNSCVSQRQWQETEITLLTQISTELTYRLQSFEFQHQLHLQTLAKQSVSKVIDKILRVHDIDKIFQTTTQEIRQLLKCDRVGVYRFNPDWSGQFIAESVGNGWVKVVTPDYKMVWEDTHLQETKGGRYAKGESFVVNDIYKVGHFPCHVEILEQFDVKAYMIAPVFAGEELWGLLAAYQNSGVRDWQDWEISFLAQVGLQFGVAISHAEYLEQLRLQSEQLMQIAEQEKIFTKIVNRIRQATDVDSIFRTTTQEVRQSLRCDRVAVYRFKPDWGGEFVAESVGNGWTRLVGPDIKTVLDDTYLQDTKGGRYAKGENFVVNDTYTIGLAPCHIEILEQFEAKAYIIVPIFFGEQLWGLLAAYQNSGSREWQPWEVNFLTQIASQFSLAKAQLDYIEQVRVKSEKIAQIAELEKAFTKLVNRIRQAVDLDEIFKITTLEVRQLLRSDRVAVYRFNPDWSGEFIAESAGGNWVKLVGPDIRTVWEDTHLQETQGGRYAKGENFIVNDIYKVGHSPCHIEILEQFEVKAYVIVPIFFGEQLWGLLAAYQNSRPREWEESQVTLLARIGDQLGLALQQTEYLQKLQAQSAQLAEAAEREKAAKELLQQRSIQLLLAVRPALNGDLTVRAPITEDELGTIADAYNNTLQALRQLVLQMQTASQKVAQTSIDSNASLAGLNNLAQQQSDEINLALGEIQRMLHSTQAVVSSAELVQVAVQQANQTVESGDAAMNLTVQAIQAIRETVAQTSKKIKRLSESSQKISKVVNLISSFATQTNVLALNAAIEATRAGEYGKGFAVVADEVRSLSRQSAAATIEIEKLVQEIQEETGEVAVAMETGIQQVVEGTNFVSETRQNLNAIVSATAEISQLIQRITDATQKQMGQSVLVTNSMKDVAEIANKTFAESQDIATVFQDLSGMAQDLLAAASKFKVN
- a CDS encoding four helix bundle protein — protein: MANCEVRSYRDLIVWQESMNLAEACYQLTMTFPKEELYGMTSQIRRSAASIPANISECYGREYRAEYIQFLRIAQGSLKELETHLLLSSRPKVKLTDTQTVTPILNQCESVGRLLRALIRSLQNKGSRE